A region of Lacinutrix sp. Hel_I_90 DNA encodes the following proteins:
- a CDS encoding class I SAM-dependent methyltransferase: protein MKKIFKIILNTIPRPLLIRLSYLARPILAFFLKGNKYTDPIDGKSFKTFLPYGYGTQRTNVLSPSTLSLERHRLLWLYLQNETDFFSAEKKVLHFAPEQAFYKRFRHLKHLDYTTTDLLSPLADIKADICNLPFEDNTYDIILCNHVLEHIPDDTKAMQELFRVLKPKGMAILQIPQDLNRNTTFEDNSITDKKERAEIFGQYDHVRIYGRDYFDKLRDIGFNVEAVDYTASLSKEEIITYCLAEGEIIPVVYKS from the coding sequence ATGAAAAAAATATTCAAAATAATTCTAAATACCATTCCTAGACCCTTATTAATCAGGTTAAGCTACCTTGCACGCCCTATTTTAGCATTCTTTTTAAAAGGCAATAAATACACAGACCCCATAGATGGTAAAAGTTTCAAAACCTTTTTGCCATACGGTTACGGTACGCAGCGTACTAATGTGCTCTCGCCTTCTACCCTTTCTTTAGAGCGGCACCGCTTATTATGGCTCTATTTACAAAATGAAACAGACTTCTTTTCTGCTGAAAAAAAAGTGCTTCATTTCGCTCCAGAACAAGCGTTTTACAAACGTTTTAGACACCTAAAGCATCTCGATTACACAACTACAGACTTATTATCACCGCTTGCCGATATTAAAGCAGACATCTGCAATCTTCCCTTTGAAGATAATACATACGATATCATACTCTGTAATCATGTCTTAGAACACATTCCAGATGATACCAAAGCCATGCAAGAACTCTTTCGGGTTTTAAAGCCTAAAGGCATGGCCATACTTCAAATTCCACAGGATTTAAATCGTAACACGACTTTTGAAGACAATTCAATTACAGATAAAAAAGAGCGGGCTGAAATTTTTGGGCAATACGATCACGTACGTATTTATGGGCGCGACTATTTCGATAAATTGAGAGACATTGGTTTTAATGTTGAAGCTGTAGATTATACGGCCTCACTTTCAAAAGAAGAAATCATTACATATTGTTTAGCAGAAGGTGAGATTATACCTGTGGTTTACAAATCTTAG
- a CDS encoding SUMF1/EgtB/PvdO family nonheme iron enzyme yields the protein MNYFLLIIYLFSISLISQNKIKKTENPPGTIRLNDSLFIDVAPIDNIMYKEFLDRSDTIMTSEVPEKLKKDKLNIIFLDATNNYSNNPAYSNYPVINITKKQAEIYCTWRTHMVKLVWSMQSKSKGKRVNYPKNISYRLPKLDEFKQAVSLFGFSKKKLHPYDKKPIYPYRLNYYKRVKKAVFLKNNLSEYTLDTIPFGSNWKKASTFNEFNDYTGFRCVCEVENK from the coding sequence ATGAACTATTTTTTATTAATTATCTATCTCTTTTCAATTTCCCTTATTAGTCAAAATAAAATTAAAAAAACTGAAAACCCACCAGGAACCATTCGCTTAAATGACAGCTTGTTTATCGATGTTGCACCCATCGACAACATAATGTATAAAGAGTTTTTAGATCGTTCCGATACCATTATGACATCGGAAGTTCCTGAAAAACTAAAAAAAGACAAGCTAAATATCATTTTTTTAGACGCAACTAATAACTATTCAAATAATCCTGCTTATTCTAACTACCCTGTTATTAATATTACTAAAAAGCAAGCTGAGATATATTGTACATGGCGAACACACATGGTTAAATTAGTCTGGTCCATGCAGTCTAAAAGCAAAGGAAAAAGGGTGAATTACCCAAAAAATATTAGTTACAGACTACCTAAGTTAGATGAGTTTAAGCAGGCTGTAAGCCTTTTTGGTTTCTCTAAAAAGAAACTACATCCCTATGATAAAAAACCGATATATCCTTATAGATTAAACTATTATAAGAGAGTAAAAAAAGCTGTATTCTTAAAAAATAATCTTTCAGAATACACATTAGACACTATACCTTTCGGATCAAATTGGAAAAAAGCATCCACTTTTAATGAATTCAATGACTATACTGGTTTTAGATGTGTTTGTGAAGTTGAAAATAAATGA
- the map gene encoding type I methionyl aminopeptidase gives MIIAKTREEIELMREAALVVSKTLGEVAKAVKPGVTTLQLDKIAEACIRDQGAIPGFLGLYDFPNTLCMSPNSQVVHGIPNNTPLVEGDIISIDCGAIKHGFYGDHAYTFAIGEIDVETEKLLQVTKESLYVGIKEFKIGNRVGDVGYAIQKYCEDHGYGVVRELVGHGLGRVMHEDPEMPNYGKRGRGKKFIEGMVVAIEPMINMGTQRIKQHKDGWTITTLDGKPSAHFEHDVAILDGKPEILSTFAYVYEALGITSTEEDAFRQKALVL, from the coding sequence ATGATTATAGCAAAAACAAGAGAAGAAATTGAATTAATGCGTGAAGCGGCACTTGTTGTTTCAAAAACATTAGGCGAAGTTGCAAAAGCGGTAAAGCCTGGTGTGACCACACTTCAATTAGATAAAATTGCAGAAGCTTGTATTCGTGACCAAGGTGCTATTCCTGGCTTTTTAGGCTTGTACGATTTTCCAAATACGCTTTGTATGAGTCCAAATTCTCAAGTGGTACATGGAATTCCGAATAACACACCATTAGTTGAAGGCGATATTATTTCTATAGATTGTGGGGCTATAAAACACGGATTTTATGGTGATCACGCGTATACTTTTGCTATAGGAGAAATAGATGTCGAAACTGAAAAACTACTACAGGTTACAAAAGAGTCTCTGTATGTTGGTATAAAAGAATTTAAAATCGGAAATCGTGTTGGAGATGTTGGCTATGCCATTCAGAAATATTGTGAAGACCATGGTTACGGTGTGGTTAGAGAATTAGTTGGCCATGGCTTAGGTCGCGTGATGCATGAAGATCCTGAAATGCCAAACTACGGTAAACGTGGGCGTGGTAAAAAATTCATTGAAGGGATGGTAGTGGCTATTGAGCCTATGATAAATATGGGAACACAACGCATAAAACAACATAAAGATGGCTGGACTATTACCACTTTAGACGGAAAACCTAGTGCACATTTTGAACATGATGTTGCTATTTTAGATGGTAAACCAGAGATATTATCGACGTTTGCCTATGTCTATGAGGCTTTAGGAATAACGTCTACAGAAGAGGACGCGTTTAGACAGAAAGCATTGGTATTATAA
- a CDS encoding BT0820 family HAD-type phosphatase, with protein MNISKGLIIAVDFDGTIVEDSYPGIGDERIFAFETLKRLQADGHRLILWTYRQGKKLEEAVAYCKANDLEFYAVNKSFPEEDLTEDVSRKIHADLFIDDRNIGGILGWGEIYQMLTNEAPKRPKDKKKKGFFRF; from the coding sequence ATGAATATTTCCAAAGGACTTATTATCGCTGTAGATTTCGATGGTACCATTGTAGAAGATAGCTACCCTGGTATTGGAGATGAGCGTATATTTGCTTTTGAAACGTTAAAACGTTTGCAGGCAGATGGTCACAGACTTATTTTGTGGACGTACAGACAAGGCAAAAAACTGGAAGAAGCTGTTGCTTATTGTAAAGCCAATGATCTTGAGTTTTATGCTGTTAACAAAAGTTTTCCAGAAGAAGACCTAACAGAAGACGTGAGTAGAAAAATTCATGCCGATTTATTTATAGACGACAGAAATATTGGGGGCATCCTGGGTTGGGGAGAGATATACCAGATGCTAACTAATGAAGCCCCGAAACGCCCCAAAGACAAAAAGAAAAAAGGTTTTTTTAGATTCTAA
- the gpmI gene encoding 2,3-bisphosphoglycerate-independent phosphoglycerate mutase produces the protein MNKKVILMILDGWGKSPDPKVSAIDHAKTPFIDSLYTKYPNAQLRTDGLHVGLPEGQMGNSEVGHMNLGAGRIVYQDLAKINLAVYNKSLSKEPVLENAFQYAKKNKKAVHFLGLLSNGGVHSHIDHLKGLIEAAEAVGIEQSYIHGFTDGRDVDPHSGKSFIQDLEDFNANKNSQIASITGRYYAMDRDKRWERVKLAYDGIVKGKGELSRNLTKSIQDKYDAGITDEFIQPIIKVDGYGLPLATIKEDDVVVFFNFRTDRGRQLTDALTQQDFPEYDMKKLDLYYVTMTNYDEKFKNLHVVFNKDNITETLGEVLEKNNKMQIRIAETEKYPHVTFFFSGGREEPFIGESRLLKNSPKVATYDLKPEMSAFELTDALVPELQKGAVDFVCLNFANGDMVGHTGSMPAAIKACEAVDTCVEKVVSTALENGYTTLLIADHGNCETMINPDGSPNTAHTTNPVPIILIDKTLKHIKDGVLGDIAPTILMLMGIEQPKVMTCESLI, from the coding sequence ATGAACAAAAAAGTCATCTTAATGATACTTGATGGTTGGGGTAAAAGCCCAGATCCTAAAGTATCTGCCATAGACCATGCAAAAACGCCTTTTATAGACAGTTTATATACTAAATATCCAAACGCACAATTGCGAACAGACGGCTTACATGTGGGTTTACCAGAAGGTCAAATGGGCAATAGCGAAGTAGGACACATGAATTTAGGTGCTGGACGTATTGTTTACCAAGACCTCGCCAAAATTAATCTAGCGGTTTACAACAAATCACTTTCAAAAGAACCTGTTTTAGAAAATGCCTTTCAATACGCTAAAAAGAATAAAAAAGCCGTTCATTTTTTGGGTCTACTAAGCAATGGCGGTGTACATTCTCATATTGATCATTTAAAAGGGTTAATAGAAGCCGCTGAAGCTGTTGGTATAGAACAGTCTTACATACATGGCTTTACTGATGGACGTGATGTCGATCCGCATTCTGGGAAATCCTTTATTCAGGATTTGGAAGATTTTAATGCAAATAAAAACAGTCAGATAGCATCAATTACAGGTCGGTATTATGCCATGGATCGCGATAAGCGCTGGGAACGTGTTAAGTTGGCCTATGATGGGATTGTAAAAGGTAAAGGCGAGTTATCTCGAAATCTTACAAAGAGCATACAAGACAAGTATGATGCAGGTATTACCGATGAATTTATTCAACCAATTATTAAAGTAGACGGTTACGGACTTCCGTTAGCCACAATAAAAGAGGATGATGTAGTTGTCTTTTTTAACTTTAGAACAGACCGGGGACGCCAGCTAACTGATGCTTTAACACAGCAGGATTTTCCTGAATATGACATGAAAAAATTAGATTTATATTATGTTACAATGACTAATTATGATGAAAAATTTAAAAATCTACATGTTGTTTTCAATAAGGATAATATCACTGAAACTTTAGGTGAAGTTTTGGAAAAAAATAATAAAATGCAAATTAGAATCGCAGAGACTGAAAAATATCCTCACGTCACTTTTTTCTTTTCTGGCGGAAGAGAGGAACCTTTTATAGGTGAATCACGGCTCTTAAAAAACTCGCCTAAAGTAGCCACTTACGACTTAAAGCCAGAAATGAGTGCCTTCGAATTAACCGATGCACTAGTCCCTGAATTACAAAAAGGCGCCGTCGATTTCGTCTGTTTAAATTTTGCCAATGGCGATATGGTTGGTCACACAGGCTCAATGCCTGCCGCCATAAAAGCATGTGAAGCAGTTGATACCTGCGTTGAAAAAGTAGTTTCAACGGCATTAGAAAATGGGTATACTACGCTGCTTATTGCAGATCACGGTAACTGTGAAACAATGATCAATCCGGACGGGTCACCCAATACAGCACACACCACAAATCCTGTCCCTATTATTTTAATTGACAAAACCTTAAAACATATTAAAGATGGCGTACTTGGCGATATCGCTCCTACTATTTTAATGTTAATGGGAATTGAACAACCTAAGGTAATGACCTGTGAGAGTTTGATATAA
- a CDS encoding M15 family metallopeptidase, with the protein MKRKYFINYLSLASFFLLAFTPFAFSQNSISSEELIGKGSPTLFGEGYNLREEAHLAFLKMKAEAEKEGINLAAVSSYRSYSHQKRIWERKFKMFKSQGLSTENSINKIIEYSTIPGTSRHHWGTDIDIYDANKKHSGGILQPENYHGNGPFCKLKEWMDTHANTYGFYLVYTDNANRKGFNYEPWHYSYKALSYDYLKAYKTLDIAEILRKDQLSGSAHFSKAFIKSYTDQNILDINPALL; encoded by the coding sequence ATGAAAAGAAAATACTTTATAAACTATTTAAGTCTGGCAAGTTTTTTCTTGTTAGCGTTTACACCATTCGCTTTTTCACAAAACAGTATTTCTTCGGAAGAACTAATAGGTAAAGGCTCGCCAACACTTTTTGGTGAGGGTTACAACCTCCGAGAAGAAGCACATTTGGCTTTTTTAAAGATGAAAGCGGAAGCTGAAAAAGAAGGTATTAACCTTGCTGCAGTTTCAAGTTACAGGAGTTACAGCCACCAAAAACGCATCTGGGAACGTAAATTCAAAATGTTTAAATCACAGGGGCTTTCAACAGAAAACAGCATTAACAAAATAATAGAATATTCAACAATTCCTGGAACTTCCAGACACCATTGGGGAACAGATATTGACATTTATGATGCTAATAAAAAACATTCCGGAGGCATTTTACAACCGGAAAACTATCATGGTAACGGTCCATTTTGCAAGCTTAAAGAATGGATGGATACGCATGCAAACACGTATGGTTTTTATTTAGTTTACACAGACAATGCGAATAGAAAAGGCTTTAATTATGAACCTTGGCATTATAGCTATAAAGCCCTTTCTTACGATTATTTAAAAGCATACAAAACACTTGATATTGCAGAAATATTGAGAAAAGACCAACTTTCTGGAAGTGCGCATTTTTCTAAAGCCTTTATCAAAAGCTATACAGACCAAAATATTTTAGATATTAATCCCGCGCTTTTATAA
- a CDS encoding GNAT family N-acetyltransferase has translation MKINSNTTDIRIKRISALETYPVRHPVLREGRPIDTCKMEADDLETTFHFGLIYNDNLVGVATFMIDKNLQFTEEKQYRLRGMAVLKAHQGHHFGKQLLQFGEYYLKSNNVERVWFNARINAVNFYKNNGYKTYGAIFDIPDIGSHYIMSKTL, from the coding sequence ATGAAAATCAATAGCAACACTACTGATATACGCATTAAACGTATTTCAGCCTTAGAAACCTATCCTGTACGACATCCAGTTTTGCGCGAAGGCAGGCCTATTGACACCTGTAAAATGGAGGCGGATGACTTAGAAACCACCTTTCATTTTGGACTGATTTATAACGACAACCTTGTTGGTGTCGCAACATTTATGATTGATAAAAACCTACAGTTTACTGAAGAAAAGCAATACAGACTAAGAGGTATGGCTGTACTAAAAGCACATCAAGGGCATCACTTTGGCAAACAGCTATTACAGTTTGGAGAGTACTATTTAAAATCGAACAACGTGGAGCGTGTTTGGTTTAATGCCCGTATAAACGCTGTAAACTTTTATAAAAACAATGGTTATAAAACTTATGGTGCTATTTTTGATATTCCTGATATAGGATCACACTACATTATGAGTAAAACACTATGA
- a CDS encoding GNAT family N-acetyltransferase, translating into MPFSFKIIDKKEIHSIIPLVQKLTNNKNSDSILKERFTQMITENYECAGVFDGDKLIGISGLWFQTRHYAGKSMEVDHVYIEPEYQSKGLGKQFFKWLYDYAKSKGCTTSELNTYVQNYPSHKFYYNEGYDIYGYHFYKTL; encoded by the coding sequence ATGCCTTTCAGCTTTAAAATAATTGATAAAAAAGAGATCCATTCTATCATTCCTTTAGTGCAAAAGTTGACGAATAATAAGAATTCGGATAGTATTTTAAAAGAACGTTTCACACAAATGATTACTGAAAATTATGAGTGCGCAGGTGTTTTTGATGGTGATAAATTAATAGGTATTAGTGGGTTATGGTTTCAAACCAGGCATTATGCTGGAAAATCTATGGAAGTCGATCATGTTTATATTGAACCGGAATATCAGAGCAAAGGTTTAGGGAAACAATTTTTTAAATGGTTGTATGATTATGCAAAAAGTAAAGGCTGTACTACTTCAGAATTAAATACTTACGTACAAAATTATCCGTCGCATAAATTTTATTATAATGAGGGTTATGACATTTATGGCTATCATTTTTATAAAACATTATAA
- the pepE gene encoding dipeptidase PepE — MKNIIIASTSTVFGGKPLDYLLEALKVLFQDTSDILFIPYARPGGISHDDYTSRMATVFSTINKTLKGIHEFKNASEAIKQAKGIFIGGGNTFVLVSQLYKNDCINSLKTAINNGIPYLGTSAGSNICGLTMSTTNDMPVVYPPSFKTLGFVPFNINPHYLDPIENSKHMGETRETRINEFHHYNTQPVIGLREGSWIQVKGNEIQLKGTLKARVFEYEQDAYEIETNTFLNELK, encoded by the coding sequence ATGAAAAATATTATTATCGCAAGTACTTCAACTGTCTTTGGAGGCAAACCTTTAGACTACTTATTAGAAGCGCTTAAGGTTTTATTTCAGGATACTTCAGACATTCTATTTATTCCTTATGCCAGACCTGGTGGCATTTCCCATGACGACTACACCAGTCGTATGGCAACGGTTTTTAGTACCATCAATAAAACCCTTAAAGGGATTCATGAGTTTAAAAATGCTTCGGAAGCTATAAAACAAGCTAAAGGTATTTTTATTGGTGGTGGCAACACCTTCGTTTTAGTGAGTCAGTTATATAAAAACGATTGCATCAATAGTTTAAAAACGGCTATTAATAATGGAATTCCCTATTTAGGCACGAGTGCTGGTAGTAATATTTGTGGCTTAACAATGAGTACCACTAACGACATGCCAGTGGTATATCCGCCAAGTTTTAAAACCTTAGGTTTTGTGCCTTTTAATATTAACCCGCATTACCTAGACCCCATTGAGAACAGTAAACATATGGGGGAAACGCGGGAAACGCGTATTAATGAGTTTCATCATTACAATACACAACCTGTAATTGGATTGCGAGAAGGGAGTTGGATTCAGGTAAAAGGCAATGAAATACAACTAAAAGGCACTTTAAAAGCACGTGTTTTTGAATATGAGCAGGATGCTTATGAGATTGAGACCAATACATTCTTAAATGAGTTGAAATAA
- a CDS encoding carboxypeptidase-like regulatory domain-containing protein, with amino-acid sequence MMKYNLTFFLFIMVFCFTQAQDKKRVEVSGKIFVAVDDLENVTIYNTSSNKGTITDAEGEFKIEVGLNDEIQVSAVQLIPFTTKVTQPVLDNKRLSIFLSERINSLNEVVILQYGLTGKLKTDIDSTRVFKPFEFSFESIENFELADDYQTGVDNIAVGSQNDRIRYQLNGTAIIVGLINTLFKTKEEKRKQREEFKNKIGEEFETPISVLSQKFAEDYFIKNFNIPKDQILAFIAFIEESDFDTSLLKEDKELELIEYLHQQSKVFLKMIDERE; translated from the coding sequence ATGATGAAATATAATCTAACCTTTTTTCTATTTATAATGGTCTTTTGTTTTACGCAAGCTCAGGATAAGAAGCGTGTGGAGGTTTCAGGTAAAATATTTGTTGCTGTCGATGATCTTGAAAATGTAACCATTTACAACACCTCTTCAAATAAAGGCACAATTACCGATGCAGAGGGTGAATTTAAAATTGAAGTAGGCTTGAATGATGAAATTCAAGTATCTGCAGTGCAGTTAATTCCGTTTACGACAAAAGTGACACAGCCCGTTTTAGATAATAAAAGATTAAGTATTTTTCTTTCAGAACGTATTAACAGTCTTAATGAAGTTGTGATTTTACAATATGGTTTAACAGGCAAGTTAAAAACGGATATTGATAGCACAAGAGTATTTAAGCCTTTTGAATTTTCGTTTGAGAGTATCGAGAATTTCGAATTAGCAGATGATTATCAAACAGGAGTAGACAATATAGCTGTTGGTTCACAAAATGATCGTATTCGTTATCAATTAAATGGGACAGCTATTATTGTTGGATTAATAAATACACTTTTTAAAACTAAAGAGGAAAAAAGAAAACAACGAGAAGAGTTTAAAAACAAAATTGGAGAGGAATTTGAAACGCCTATTTCTGTTTTATCTCAAAAATTTGCGGAAGATTATTTTATCAAGAATTTTAATATACCAAAAGACCAAATACTAGCATTTATAGCTTTTATAGAAGAAAGTGATTTTGATACTAGTCTCCTTAAAGAAGACAAAGAACTTGAATTAATTGAATATCTTCATCAACAAAGTAAGGTGTTTTTAAAGATGATAGATGAAAGAGAATAG
- a CDS encoding carboxypeptidase-like regulatory domain-containing protein translates to MKHKLTFILFSLIFSFTHAQDKKRIEVSGKIFVAVDDLENVTIYNASSNKGTITNAEGEFKIEVGLYDEIRVSALQIIPFKTKVTQPVLDNENLNIFLSERINSLDEVVLLQYGLTGDLQTDIDSAKVFKPLVFSFGSFENFAFADDQHSKVDNIAVGSQNDRIGYQLNGAAIIGGLINAIFKTKEKKRKKGEDFKNKIGDAFETPISVLSEKFEADYFVKYFSIPKEQVLPFISYLEGKNFDTSLLQEDKELELIEYFFQQSKLFLKTVNEKE, encoded by the coding sequence TTGAAACACAAACTAACCTTTATTTTATTTTCACTAATCTTTTCTTTTACTCATGCTCAGGATAAGAAGCGTATTGAGGTTTCAGGGAAGATTTTTGTGGCTGTTGATGATCTTGAAAATGTAACCATTTACAATGCTTCTTCAAACAAAGGGACTATTACTAACGCAGAAGGTGAATTTAAAATAGAAGTCGGTTTATACGACGAGATTCGGGTGTCTGCATTACAAATTATTCCCTTTAAGACAAAAGTGACACAACCCGTTTTAGATAATGAAAACCTAAATATTTTTTTATCCGAGCGCATCAATAGTTTAGATGAAGTGGTGCTTTTACAATACGGACTCACAGGTGATTTACAAACAGATATTGATAGTGCTAAGGTTTTTAAGCCTCTTGTGTTTTCTTTTGGAAGTTTTGAGAATTTCGCATTTGCAGATGATCAGCATTCTAAAGTAGATAATATCGCTGTTGGTTCACAAAACGATCGTATTGGGTATCAATTAAATGGCGCCGCAATTATTGGTGGACTAATAAATGCCATTTTTAAAACAAAAGAGAAAAAAAGAAAGAAAGGAGAAGATTTTAAAAATAAAATTGGAGATGCATTTGAAACACCTATTTCTGTATTGTCTGAAAAATTTGAAGCAGATTATTTTGTAAAGTATTTTAGTATTCCAAAAGAGCAAGTACTTCCTTTTATAAGTTATTTAGAAGGGAAAAATTTTGACACTAGCCTATTACAGGAAGACAAAGAACTTGAATTAATTGAATATTTTTTTCAACAAAGCAAACTGTTTTTAAAGACTGTAAATGAAAAAGAATAG